Proteins encoded by one window of Vidua chalybeata isolate OUT-0048 chromosome 8, bVidCha1 merged haplotype, whole genome shotgun sequence:
- the ANKRD1 gene encoding ankyrin repeat domain-containing protein 1, which translates to MTMMMKVEELVTGKKVDDKETGSFLPEDFKNGEYEAAVRLEKQEDLKTIPEHSLTRGDLAYEKEKKLEAELKKKKLEARSKLENLEDLEKIIELKKKKRCKKVKVPVLKKPEPEVITGPVDIPTFFKAALENKLPVIEKYLSDKGDPNVCDKYKRTALHRACSEGHLEVVKKLVEAGAQLEQKDMLHSTALHWACRGGNLDVLKFLLDKGININARDKLRSTPLHVAVRTGRYDCGEHLIACEADLNARDREGDTPMHDAVRLNRYKIIRLLILHGADLTLKNCEGKTPMDLVLQWQNGTKEIFNSLKDNSKKSAHLGKF; encoded by the exons ATGACGATGATGATGAAAGTAGAAGAGCTG GTGACTGGGAAGAAGGTGGATGATAAAGAGACTGGCAGCTTCCTCCCTGAGGACTTCAAAAATGGAGAGTATGAAGCTGCAGTAAGATTAGAGAAGCAGGAGGACCTAAAGACAATCCCTGAGCACTCACTGACCCGAGGTGATCTGGCTtatgagaaggagaaaaaactAGAAGCAGAG ctgaagaagaagaaattagagGCCAGGTCAAAACTTGAAAATTTGGAGGATCTTGAAAAAATTATTGagctgaagaagaagaaaagatgcaAGAAAGTGAAAGTGCCTGTTTTAAAGAAACCTGAACCAGAAGTTATT ACAGGACCTGTGGATATTCCCACATTCTTCAAAGCTGCCCTGGAGAATAAGTTGCCAGTAATTGAAAAATACCTGTCAGACAAAGGGGATCCAAATGTCTGTGATAAG TACAAACGCACTGCGCTGCACAGGGCATGCTCTGAAGGACATCTAGAGGTGGTGAAAAAGCTGGTGGAAGCTGGAGCCCAGCTTGAACAGAAAGACATG CTTCATTCTACAGCTCTGCACTGGGCATGCCGGGGTGGAAATCTGGATGTTCTGAAATTCTTACTGGACAAAGGAATAAACATAAATGCAAGAGACAAG CTGCGCAGCACGCCCTTGCACGTGGCTGTGCGAACAGGTCGCTACGACTGCGGGGAGCACCTCATCGCCTGCGAGGCGGATCTGAACGCCAGAGACAGG GAGGGGGACACGCCAATGCACGACGCCGTGAGGCTGAACCGCTACAAAATCATCAGGCTGCTGATCCTGCACGGAGCAGATCTGACTCTAAAGAACTGC GAAGGGAAAACCCCCATGGATCTTGTTCTTCAGTGGCAGAATGGCACCAAAGAGATATTCAACAGCCTGAAAGACAATTCCAAAAAGAGTGCCCATCTAGGTAAATTCTGA